Proteins co-encoded in one Lacerta agilis isolate rLacAgi1 chromosome 6, rLacAgi1.pri, whole genome shotgun sequence genomic window:
- the LEPROT gene encoding leptin receptor gene-related protein — translation MAGIKALVGLSFTGAMGLTFLVLGCALESYGVYWPLFVLIFYFISPIPHFITKRVSDDTDAASSACRELACFFTTGIVVSAFAFPIILARVEVIKWGACCLVLAGNAVIFITILGFFVLFGRGDDFSWEQW, via the exons ATGGCAGGGATTAAAG CCCTGGTTGGCTTATCGTTCACTGGAGCTATGGGTCTGACGTTTCTTGTATTGGGGTGTGCACTGGAAAGTTATGG CGTCTACTGGCctttatttgttttgatattttactTCATAAGTCCTATTCCACACTTCATCACAAAAAGAGTAAGCGATGATACTGATGCCGCAAGCAGCGCCTGCAGGGAGTTGGCATGTTTCTTCACGACTGGAATTGTGGTTTCTGCCTTTGCATTTCCTATTATCCTTGCACGTGTTGAAGTG ATCAAGTGGGGCGCTTGTTGCCTTGTGCTGGCTGGAAATGCAGTAATTTTCATTACCATTTTAGGCTTTTTTGTTCTATTTGGAAGAGGAGATGATTTTTCCTGGGAACAGTGGTAG